One genomic segment of Musa acuminata AAA Group cultivar baxijiao chromosome BXJ3-3, Cavendish_Baxijiao_AAA, whole genome shotgun sequence includes these proteins:
- the LOC103977598 gene encoding uncharacterized protein LOC103977598 has protein sequence MALENHFPFPYQPSLDWDPQFMPLALEPPMSSQTSTGYLQDAVAEWTDQCKRRRVASSPTHDSTATTDELQDLLQAYFNYICMGFWGSNCYGDPTHDLNCMLQDNTIVPDDDDPLNVMLKAKTQMTETQLTREPLASSSASSHEELLSSTEPHGKDLHQPRDEKPSLPTPKDKPLAIRECGMRQFKKNKAKVIVVHPFAVVKPGGVEGEVTLEDVNARVLMRPRRPVRHPVGEYAHGPCVSPDGPGLSGKAVVSLTRIQTQGRGTITIVRTKG, from the exons ATGGCCTTGGAGAACCATTTTCCATTCCCCTACCAACCCTCCTTGGATTGGGATCCACAATTCATGCCTTTAG CTTTGGAGCCTCCCATGTCGTCGCAGACCTCGACCGGCTACTTGCAAGATGCAGTGGCAGAGTGGACCGACCAGTGCAAGCGGAGACGAGTAGCTTCGTCCCCAACTCATGATTCGACAGCCACGACCGATGAGCTCCAAGATCTTCTTCAAGCATACTTCAATTATATATGCATG GGGTTTTGGGGTTCAAACTGTTATGGAGATCCCACGCATGATTTGAACTGCATGCTGCAAGATAATACTATCGTCCCAG ATGATGATGACCCACTGAACGTGATGCTGAAGGCCAAAACACAAATGACCGAGACACAACTCACACGAGAGCCACTCGCctcttcctccgcctcctcccatGAGGAGCTGCTGTCCTCCACAGAACCACATGGAAAGGATCTCCATCAGCCAAGAGACGAAAAACCTTCTCTTCCGACACCTAAAGATAAACCGCTTGCCATAAGAG AATGTGGCATGAGGCAATTCAAGAAGAACAAGGCCAAGGTGATCGTGGTGCACCCCTTCGCTGTCGTGAAGCCCGGGGGAGTGGAGGGGGAAGTCACGCTCGAAGACGTCAATGCGAGGGTTCTAATGCGCCCGAGACGGCCTGTCCGCCACCCGGTGGGGGAGTACGCACACGGTCCTTGTGTGTCGCCGGACGGCCCTGGCCTTTCCGGGAAGGCGGTTGTAAGCCTCACAAGGATCCAAACACAAGGGAGGGGCACAATAACCATTGTAAGAACAAAAGGATGA